The genomic segment CTGGGCTAGCCTGACGATTCTGAACTTCAACGAGAAAATCTTGTAACAGCTTCAACTTGTCTCGACAAAAGCCAAAAACCTCCATGTTCCAAATTCTTAAAGCCCGTCTAGTGTCACTAAGTTTGTTCTGAAGTTGGAAACTACTCAGACCACGATACGATCTATCCCAAGCCTTGTGAATGACTTCCCTACAACCTAGGTCATGGCACCAAACATCTAAGAACCTAAATGGGATTCGGAAATAATCTGCATTTAAAAAGAGATCAAGGACTAAAGGAAGTGTGATATGAATCCTTAATAGGTAAAGCCTTAACACCCGCTTTTGGAAAAGCCGAGACCCATTTTGTATCAAGAATAACTCTATCTAGCCCCTCCCGAATAAGATCCCCGAATTTCTGCTTATTTGACCACATAGAGAAAGCTCTCGCGCCTCCTAAATCAACTCCGCTCGATTTCCTCGTAAATTCTCTAAGGCCCGCTCCCTCAACAATCAAACACCGCCTGCCTCCTTCCTTTTCATTAGAGTCCAAAACACAATTTAGATCCCCTATCACAATTTAGATCAACAATCAAACCAATAGTTTCCCAAAATCGCTTCCGTAAATTTCTAACTCGGGGGCATAAACACCATGGTTTAAACTTTCAAGTGTTCCTTTCAGCACGTGCGCCACTATACATGTGTAAAGAACTAGGTTTCCACCACAATACAGCtcttaatcatttatttatatttattttattggagtaattttaaatttagaaGATACATGATTGTAGTGCTTATTCACTTATTCATGAATTTTATCATGTCTAGCAACTCAGTTGTGAGTAATATCATTAAAAGTGGATTTTCTACTTGCAGCAACACAATTGTGAACCATATCATTAAAGGTGGGGATGGGTTGGGTGGGTGGATAGGAACAAAGACTATTGGTACAAATTTCACTGAAAATCACTAACGATTCAGCTAGAAACCCAATAGCCTCTAAACAAAGACTATTGGTGCTACGCTAcgctaaagaaaagaaaaaaagaaccaaaatatacaatttagttataaaaaggaaaaaaagaaaaaaaaaatttgattccATCCATTGCATGGAAAATCAGGAACCAGCTGCCACCAGATTCACCAATCACCCCCACAAGTCCGTCCAACAGGGCATTGGAATTATCAACCTTTCAATGTCTAGTGGCTTTGGTCGTGGAAATACTCTGTAGGTATAATAGGAGGGACGTACTTCTTCGCTACATATTTGTACTGAACCAAAAATGTATGTAGTTCAGAATCAGATgccattttcttttttaaaaaatatgttgactgtaattttcttttttaaaaaatataactttatttttaCCTTATGATGACTGTATTTCTCTCTAATGGCGGGTAAACTTGAGCAGTTGTTATTAGAACAAAGGCGATGAAGTTCCTTGATGCAGCTGCACAAGTCTGATGGCTGGTATTGTGTGTAATGATGCAAGGTGGAGTTCTGTTCCCATGGAAACAAATGAGATTTACTTCCAAGCTGGAAAATCTAAACAATGAGAGAAGTTGATAAACACATACCCATGGTCTCTTTGATGGGATGATGATAAAATAGGCCAAGAAAATTGCTGATGCTGCTATCATTGATGGAGCGTAACAGAGCATACTATATTCTAAAAGAGATAATTCTGCAAGGTAGTTAGCCAAGCACTCGAATTGCATTAATGGGACCTCATTAATTCCTTGAGCAGCACGAACAAATCTCCTGGAATTCATAATTGTTATTACAAAAACCGGAAAGAAAATTTGTATTAAAAGACAAGAAAAAGCTTTAGCCTATACCTTAAGAAACATTTAGTTGTTGGGGCTGTCATTTCAAACTTCAAGAAATTCAAAACAGAAGATTCCATTTGCAAAACCTGTAAAAGTGAAGGAAATAGTTTTGTGTTAATGGGGTTTTAGGTAAGAATATGAATAAGGATTTCCAGCAATTTACAGTTAAGGCAACAAAGGAGATGACCGTACCTCGTCCTTGAAGTAGGTGTTGTCTGTTATATAACAAAATTCTTCCACTTGGGGTGCACAAATCTCCTCATATTTTCTGGAAGCAGAATCATTTTCATGTTAATATCATAACACAAAAACAATTTAGTATTTGTATGATTAAGCATAGGAAGAGTAACTTACGAGGCAATCATCATACAGGCCACGCCAAGCAACTGTAACCGTTGCCTATTCATGAGATTCCCAGAAAGATACCTATCTATGTAGTTCACTGTCAAATACAATGTATCAGGTACAAGCCTGTATTCTTCAGACACCTGAAATTACAAATGAAATTTTTGCAATCTTTAATAAGGTCACAAGTAAAAGCTACATCAATGAACAATAGTATATTAGTATAATATTAGAAAGTGACAAGTGTAAGCTACCTCCACTAGCCAATCTATTAGAATTGCCCTCATGCTAGGAGTCACATCTTTCTGAACTTTCTCCATAAAATCTGTGGAAGGTCTTTTCTTCATCTGAAATCCAATGAATTGAACAGAAcccaacaaaagaaaagaaataagcTGGGAAATTTAGTTGAGCTTTATTAATGCAGGACTTCATATTAGCATGCTGCATTAATGTAAAGATATGACTGTAGTTGAGTATATGTAGTACAATAGTAACACGAAGAAAGATTTCAAACCTCAGATGCGCGCAAATGCTTATATATATCACAAGCAATAGTTGCACAGAACTGCGGATCCATGAAATTATTATCAACATCAACAATCGTATCATCCATTTCCATCTCCACGAGTACATCTCTATTACAAATGTTTTCTGCAAGAACAATAATAAAACATTATTGTAGTTcaaaaaaatgaaatttaaactaattttagTCCTAAAGGTTACATATTAACACAAAAAAACTGAAATGCAGAGATGGTATGACATAAATACCTGTTGACTCAGAATGATCTGAAATGTAGAGATTGCTGAATGTCTTCCTGTTAATAGAATCAACTGCTCGAACATCATCGTTGTCAACATATTCGACTTCTGGACTCTTGAAAGAATCACATGTAGACATTGATTCATCCATCGATACCGAAAGACTGTCTGATTTAGTTGGAGACATGTCCATACTACATGGGGCTGGAACAGCAACAATGCTAGGGTGAGCTTCATCACTTCTTTGGAGAGAAGTAACAACCACCTTAGAAGGAACACTGAAACTCGGTTTGGCAGTTGAGGATTTGGGCAACTTATTCCCAGAGGTCCCCACATTACTAGGTTCCTTTTTCTTAGTTGCGAATGGTACCTTCACATGTCAAATCAAAATTTCCAAATGAGTACACTCTGAAAAAAAATGCATAAATCCATAATATTGTTTTAACTATTTGTAGACATTCATACATAGTGATTAACTAAAAGTTTTCATAATTAGACTCATATTACATGAATATTTCGTTTTATTTGTCTCATACAAAAAGTTTTTCTTTACCCAAAAAAGacaacttttttttcttcttcttcagaaaATTGTGAAAATTAGTGAAACCCCATAAACAAGAAAATGGAAAACAACCCATTAAACAAAGATTAAGACATAATAGGTACCAAAGTGGACGAAGGAACATTCGTCTTCGAAGCGCAATGAGGGACATTATTTCGATTAGTCAAGTTAGTGAGAGGCGCTCGCTTCTTGGCCAACTGTTGGGCCACAGCTGTAACCTTCCTCACATTCTCAACCGACAACGacgacgaagaagaagaagaagcatgCCTTTTAGCCAGAGAAGAAGAAGTTGATGAGGAAAAAGACGAACGACGATTCTGGGTCGACATATTGAATCAAACCCAGTTCAGAATTTCCGTCCAAGACAACAAAAACGAAAACAAAACCCTTAGTTTCGAAAGAGAAAAGAGTTTGTTAGAGAAGGAATTGGGGTTGTGTTTTGAAGAGGCATATTTGAAAAGgatatagagagagaaagaaagtgtGAAAGAATTGAATTAAGTAAGACTGAGAAGAGAGGGAGATGAGGTAATTTGAATTTGCGAAGATCGTGACCGTTGATTGGGCTCGGTATTCGTTAGGAGCGGACAAGAGTGGAGTGGGGACCACTAAGCTACGCTCTTCtcttctcctcttcttcctcttcttcttttttgaatttggttttaatattaatatatatatattttttttttaggaaaaaaaaaagaatttaattttaatatttttaaaatacaaaagCTGCTCTGTCTCTCACTCTCACCTACTTGCATACATAGATACATACAAAGTTATATTTTTAGAATCAGAGAAGAGGATTCCCGGGTTGGTCAAGCCAAGTGACAGCCTTTTTTGGGGGTCTAATTGGCCAATCAAGAAGTGTTTGTGAGTCACAGCCATGTCCTATTATTATCTTTCTTAGGTTCTTTTTTTGAATTTGAATTCAAACGGTCGAGTGCAAGTGCAACTTCATCTTTTTGGCCTTAGTTTAGTTGTAAATAATTGGGAGACAAAATACACACATACCTAACCTAACAAGTCAGTGTCCTACATAGAAAGCTGATCTATGTCTTCTCTTAGGTACGATATTTACCCTTCCCTACCAAAATCAATACCAtcaaattttcaaatattaacatccttttttcttttctttttaaatcctTTTTTTACTCTTAAAATGTCAAATCCAATAGATTCAAATGCATAATGATATATGCACACACAATTATGTATGACAATTAGTGGGCCATCTTAAATATAAATGTcattgattgaaaaaaaaaattgtcatcaATATAAAAGTGattgattgaaaaaaaaattatcttatgGTTAATTTTGACTCCTTAAGATAATATCATTCCTAACTAAATACATAGTTAAATGATAATCTAATTGATTACACACTAAGACACTATTTTGGATAGAAACTTGAATCCCTTACTTTGGCGTAGATGTATCACTCAATTAAAAATTGAACCAAATTATAAACCATATTATCTTTATAGTATTTCTCTGCTAATTCCTTTACTTTCTTTTAAGTAGGAAGAAAAATATTTGGTAAGAGTAATGTGTCAGTGACAGTATCAGCATTTAATAAAGTGAAAAGATAAATGgaacatatttttattataaatttaaaatattgttttaagcttaaaaagataaacttcacattattagtactagtatttaaaagaaaaaaatgtaaaaaaaaaaaaataacacttttgtttgggcgggttgacccgaccaacccgccaaaaaaaaaatacaatttcggtttgggcgggttaacccgaccaactcGCCCAAATTATTGAACgggttgaaatttttttttttttaattgggcaagttacgggtcacttttgctaacccgattatgacattggacaggtaaaaatgccttgtaactCGACCAACCCGTCCAATGCTCAGCCctagttttaacagttttttattttttttagtgttaactttaacagaatattcttatatttaacggtaatttgtaaacacttaaacttaaataaaataaaatatataattaaaaaaattaaaatatgatatttttgagatatttttcaacaataattatttaaaaataataaataattaaacaaattaaaatatgatatttttcagatattttacaatgataattattttaaaataataaataattaaaaaaattaaaatatgatttttttgagatattttacaatgataattatttaaaaataataaaatcaaatattttataacttaaataaaatttaattaaacttaaactcgcTTATTAGAATTTactatgaattagcaacaaattgtttttttttttaaaaaactagaaagaaacttaaatttaaaatccacgtataatatttaatattacattaaacatataatgtataatctcttgttatcactctcaaattcaaaaactagaacaaacacaaacttaaacaaaaataaataaattatttaattaaaataagatatatttcaaaatttatatgacattaatttaaatttaataaaaataattaataaattctataaataaaattaagcaaacgtgcacgttgcttgtatctagtatatatatatatatatttgtataagtGCAACTTAAAAAAAATGGTCGTTTTAATTTCTTTAAGTAGGAACAAACATATTTGGTAGAAATATTGCAAATGCTTCTGGGAAAATTTAAAGGTGGATCTATAGAAGAGTACGACAATATACAAACTTTTAACAGCTAATGGAATAGGAGGAAAAGAACAGTGGAAGTATTGGTTCAAAATTTTGGAGTAGCTATGGTACTATAGTACTACACTACACTACATCTGGATGGTACTATAATCTTTACAACAACAAAACGAAATCTAGATGCTTTCATCCAAGAAAAACTCCAATGGTATCAACTGAGGGCAACGCTTCTTTGCTACAAATTTGTACTGATACAAAAAAAAAGGCCATGTGAGAGGTGCAAGCATGAATCGAAACCTAAAATTTTAGAACCAATTCAGAAcatgttatttgatttttgtgagaaaaagaaGGTTCGGTTAACCTCATGTTGACTGTACTTCTTCTTAACTGCAGAAGAATCAACACTACTGCAACCGTTGAAAAGGCCGTGTAGTGCCTTGACGCAGTCAAACAAATCCGATGCTAAGTAAAATGTGTAAGTCATCAACGTGGAATTCTGCACAAGAACAAGAAAACTATATTCCATTAGTATCATGCATATCTCAGCAACAATAATGCAAAAATGACACGAACACTTCTCAGACATACCCAAGGTTCTTTTGAAGGTGATAATATATATTTAGCAAGAAAAGTAGCAGAAGCCGCAATCATTGATGGGGCATAGCACAGACAGTGATAATCTACAAGTGATAACTCTGTGATGTAGTTGGCCATGCATTCCAACTGCACTGTTGGAGCCTAGAAAATAACCAGATACACAGCACAGAGTATAATGATACAACTTACAGCTTAAACCAACGGTGACATGCTAATATCATATGATAATGGAAAGCATAATGGCAAGACAGAAGTCAGCAGCCATTATTCTAATAAGTATACTATAACAAGAAATTTTCATCAATAGAAGTAACAAGCGTATATAAAAAGCTACTTCTTTTGCAACCACCTTGCCCATTTCTTAAAGAATTTTGGTCAAAAGCAGGGGGTTAAAAAACCACTTTTCTTGTCTTTACCTAAAGTTATTAGCTCATTAGAACCTCAAAATATTTTTTCACCATTTTTATAAGAGGACGAGATACATAAAGCTGATAAACTTGAAGATTTTTCAAACATAGAGATACCTCATAGGTCAATTGCGCCACGGAGACGAATCGCCTGAACAATTGTCATAAACAACAAATTAACACCCTCGTCAAAAAACATAAAGTAGCCGAACAAGATGTCAATAACAGCAAGAAAACAAGAGGTTACCTCAAAAAACAAACAGGAGTTGGGGTTGACATTTCAAACTTCAAGCATTTCAGCACCGCAGACTCCATTTGCAAAACCTGTAAGTATCAAATTTATCAGCAATTTTTATCAAAATTTAAAATAACCATTGAAGAATAAAATTTGACAGATGGAAATGGCTTCGAACCTCCCACTTCGAGTATGTTTCGTCAGTTATATAACTGAACTCTTTGACATGGGGCGGAGAGATGTCATCAAACTTACTGCCAAAAATGGCATTCCTTTTATTATTATGTATATTTCATACTTACAAAAATGACACATAAACATGCCAAATAAATACGACATAGACTAGACTACAGAGGAATAGAGCGGCAAACAAAAGAGCACTACTCTTACGCTGCAATCATCATGCATGCAACACCAAGCAATTGTAAATGTTCCCTTTTCATCTCATTGCCAGAAAGATAACGGTCTATGTAATTAACAGTCAGAAACAGTGTATCTGGTGAAAGTCTGTACGATTCAGCAACCTAAAGGTAATGTTAAAAGTTCAGATATATATTCAAACATCAAGGGCAACTCCACCGTTAGGAATAATGTAATTCATAATAAGAAAACTACCAAACCAAAGAGTATAGCGATTAAAGGATGTGACTGATGATATGAATTGGTGATCAGGTGGCAAAGGAAATTGTCAACACCCCAGAAATATCAGTACTCAACATATAATTACCTCCACAAGCCAATTAATCAGCACTGCTCGCATACCGAAATCAATGTCTTTCTGGATCCTCTCCATGTAGTCTATAGAAGGTCTGTTATTAGCCTAACACCATAAATACAATAAATCAAAACAGATATCTAGCATTCTGAATCTTAGATAACCAGAACTTTAATAACTTCTTCAGGCACTCACATAAATTAAATATTCATGACTGATCATATCATAGACTTAAAATATGTTAAATTATAAAGTAAAGGAAATTGAGAAGCATAAGTTCAACAAATTCCAGTAAAAGGAAACAATTGACGCAAATAATATACATCCCACTTTAACAAAATTTGAATGGCTAACTCCATTTATATCCTAATACTACAAGTGAGAAGTAAGAACCAAACGAAAacataaaaggaaagaaaagaaactgATTTATGAAAGTGAGTTCATGATACAGTACTTTCTACAATAGGAAGCTATACATGTACTTTATATAAACTTGCAATAAAAGAAAAATCTCTGCGAAGCCGATTTCATTAAAGAAAGAGCTAGCAAGCAATGTgttaaaaagaaaataatcataaaaataagaagatatttacagtgattcttaattatttaaagaacatcaatgaaaaaaaaaacacaaggaAAAACCAATTCAGTACTCTGGAATAGGTGAAACCTCAAACGCACGCAGGTACTTGTATATGTCAGCAGTGGTTGTTGCACATAACTGTGGTCCAATCAAATTGTCAATATGCGCGATTACATTAATCATATCAACACCAAAGAATAAATCCCTGTCGCACATATTTCCTGAAATCAATTTTAGAATAGCTGAATCAAATGaccagaagaaaaaaagaaacaaaataataacTGCATGAATAAAAGATTAGTATGACATCGTAAATAGTAAGCTATCCCCCACATTGGCCAAATTGTTTGTATCATCATCCCCATTGAAAGACTAGATCAGTGcggagagagagagataagaaaCCCATTTAATTTCTTAAAGAAACTACCTGCTTCTGCCAAATGATTGTTTGTTGTCTTCATTTCAAAAAAGTTGTCAGCTGTAACTTCTACattatctaaaaaaatataatacatGAATAGAAGATTAGTGTGATATTGTAAATAGTGAAATACATTGGTCAAATTTTTGTATCATCATCCCCAGTGAAAGACTAGATAAatgcagagagagagagagaaaaaaagccCATTTGATTTCTTAGAGTAAATACCTGCTTCATCCAAATTATTTGAAATGAAAAGGTTGTTTGTTGTCTTCCCTTCAAAACAGATATCAGCTGCAAATTCTTCAATATTATTATGATCGATGTCTTCCCTTTTAAAATAATCCCAGATAGATATGACTTCATCCAAAGAAATTGAACGAGCAGTTGATCTAGTTGAAGAAGAATCATTGGTGTATCCAGGATCAGCACCACCAAAGCTTGGAGAAGGCAGAGCTGCAGATCCCGGGCTAGATGTAAAAGCATCTGGGATAAATGCATTGCTTGAAGGAACTGTAATTGTACGCTTTGAACTTGATGTGGGCAAACTAAATTGTGAGAGGTCTGTACTTTGAGTGCAGAAAGAAAATTCATTCTTTTTGCCAATTTTGGCCAAGCATGGCACCTTCAAACATAATTTGTTTATTCATTATCTCGATAAACAATGTAAAACGGCTCAAAATCGTGAATTTAAATTTTCATAACCAATGACAAATAACATGTACAAGAAATATTAATGTGCATATGTGGTTGGGCATGCGTGTATATACATTCAATTATTTCTTTAAGCAGTGTAATATCTTGAAAAACAGGTACTTGAAAAACAAATCTAAAGCTCGAATAAGAAGTGTAAACCTTAAGAATCCGATCAGAGAAACAAGAAACGACGACCATTGAAAGGGACGGACACTAAATAGTAAACACCCATAAAAAATCATAATCAGATAATCATCGTAAAAAGAATAAAACATTACAGAGTACGAACCATAGGCTTGAATGAAAGAATAGATGACGCCGAACCAGTGTGAGAATGAGGACCATTATTTCGATTAGTAACATCGAGAAGAGCCGGTCGCTTCTTTCGCAACGGGGGCTTCGGCTCCGCAATCTTTTTCCCCAAATTATCCGAACTCGATTTCATCTCTGCTCGATCGTCGTGGATGCCCTAAATTGAATTCTTGAAAGGGTTAGGGTTTTCTTGATTCGGACTGGAGGAAGGGAGAGAAAGAAGTGAGAGGTGTTAGTTTTGTTGGTACGTTTCTTGTTCTTGATATTGGGAGCGCCAAAGCCAACATCAGAGCGGGGCATTTAAAAGGACTGAGGGATCGTGACCGTCCATTACTAGTACATAAGATCTTGACCGTAGGCTACGTTAGAAAAGTAGTTGTGGCCGTTTTAGTCCCACTAGACGACAAATTTTTTACTTGaataaacctttttttttttcaaatggaaATAAACCCTTCTTcaagttaataaaaaaatattaaaaaaattcgcACAAACCTTCATATATTTGGAGTTAATGTTGACTCAAGGGACTGTAACATTTAATATTTCACCAAATATGTAATATGTGAAATTACGcatatgtgattttttttttttggttgccACATTTTGATTAATATGAAATTTCACTTTGTTGTTGTTTCGGGTAATTAGCGTCAAAAGTActaatattttgaaaattttgtaaattagtacctaatttttttttaaaagtacaAAATATACAATTTCGTTGGTATATGTCGATAACCAATCCCAATCCATTAAGtttgttaattaaataatatttttttaaattaaatttaaaatagaaaaaaattatttaataagtaAAAAATATTAAAACCAATAGAAAATTAAAGTTAGTTTTATAATcagattttgaaaaaatattattaaaaaatttaaaatagaaaaaaattataaaaaaattatttaatcaataaaaaattaaaattagttttataatcagcttttctttctctctttcttacGCAAGCTATCTGCCCGATTCTGACGCTGCCCCTCCGCTCATCGTCGTTGTACAAGCATCGGACCAGGAGAATCAGACGTCGCCGAAACCCCTAGCCTTGCGAGCAAGCCACCTCACGCACCCCATAGAGCCTTCAACTAGCCGATCAAAGTTTAGGTGCCACTTTGGATTTTGGTTCCAATCTGACCATCTCAAGCCACCCGAAGCTAGATGTCGCCTTGTTGCCACTAAACCTCTACCCAGATCTCCCCAAGCCTCTGCCCAGACGACATTCGCAAGCTACGTCCACTCAGCTATGGCAGAGGGAGACGAGAGGgaagaagaaaatagaaaaaaaaaatgtttttattttttaaataaaaagtcatttttaataaatatttatttatttttaacatttgttttaatgtttttttatgattttaatttttttatctataaaataaatttttaataattctgtctattttaaattttaaaaaatattattaaataaatcaataaagAGTTAACACGTGTACACGGTCAGCATTTAACGAAAGTACCGATGGATACTAATAAAATTAGATATTGGgtatttttctcacaaaaaaaattgagtattAATTCACAAGTTTTTCACGATATTGTGTACTTTTGCTGCTAATTCCCTTATTATTTTTATAGtttatttttcaaaacttttattTATATGGTAATCCTATAcaaataccttttttttttttaaaacactgGTTAGTATTAAGGTTTAGTTTGATTATATTAGACTATTTTTAAtgataattttgtaattttaattatattggaTTATATTCCTAATTTTCAAGAGATGACGTGTCACATTTTATTGAGTTGGCTTGGCAATACATGTCAAGTAAGTGTAAGGACGTGGATCTAATCCTCGTCTATGTGTGGGGAGGATATGCATCTGACATTATTCTACTCAACTCCTATACGACCAGGGTCATCCTTTGGGATGATCAATCTCACTTTTCGGAAGAGAAGAAGGAGATTGGGTCTTCTTCGAAACAGACGCAGAAGAAGAACTCATCGAAGAAAAGCGCGAATAGCTCCAACAAGGTAAACACAGCTCCTTTCTCAGTCTCAGATTTATCACTTGGAGTGCAAGACGATGACGTTATGAAGAACTACATTGATGTGGACATTCAAGTGGATCCACTTTTTCACTTGGGCGTGGGCGAGGAGGCGGCCCTTATCAAGCCCCCTCCTTCCCAATGAAAGTACTTTCGTGGAACTGACAACCCAGGCATTACGGACCTGGAGAGGAGATGGAAGCCAGACTGCATCTTTCTAATGGAGACCAAAGTTGAGGAGCAGAGAATGTGGCAACATAACAAGAAAAAATGGCTGTTACTTCGATTTCAATTTTTAAGACGGATTTATTTCgattttcgctaaaattcgcaaccacAGTAATAGTTTGAAGCGAgataaaaagtaattaaaaatcgaagtgaaaaatatgatttctacttcggttattatgtaaaaagcgAAGTAGAAAATGAGATTCTGCTTCggttattaattctatttttatttttattttttaccctaattttttttaaatattctaattatatgaatttatagttatatatatttttacaattggaattggtttattttaatttaatttataacagaaataaaaatcataaaatttatacacttagaattaaaattcttataaaataaaatatttatacattcacataattgttaaaTAGAATAACATAATTATTCATATATgcattcacataattgtaattaagtaaaatagcctaaacatttatatatacattcacataaaactaaaagtatgtataaacaaaat from the Humulus lupulus chromosome X, drHumLupu1.1, whole genome shotgun sequence genome contains:
- the LOC133804613 gene encoding cyclin-A1-1-like; this encodes MSTQNRRSSFSSSTSSSLAKRHASSSSSSSLSVENVRKVTAVAQQLAKKRAPLTNLTNRNNVPHCASKTNVPSSTLVPFATKKKEPSNVGTSGNKLPKSSTAKPSFSVPSKVVVTSLQRSDEAHPSIVAVPAPCSMDMSPTKSDSLSVSMDESMSTCDSFKSPEVEYVDNDDVRAVDSINRKTFSNLYISDHSESTENICNRDVLVEMEMDDTIVDVDNNFMDPQFCATIACDIYKHLRASEMKKRPSTDFMEKVQKDVTPSMRAILIDWLVEVSEEYRLVPDTLYLTVNYIDRYLSGNLMNRQRLQLLGVACMMIASKYEEICAPQVEEFCYITDNTYFKDEVLQMESSVLNFLKFEMTAPTTKCFLRRFVRAAQGINEVPLMQFECLANYLAELSLLEYSMLCYAPSMIAASAIFLAYFIIIPSKRPWNSTLHHYTQYQPSDLCSCIKELHRLCSNNNCSSLPAIREKYSHHKYKYVAKKYVPPIIPTEYFHDQSH
- the LOC133804804 gene encoding cyclin-A1-4-like, with protein sequence MKSSSDNLGKKIAEPKPPLRKKRPALLDVTNRNNGPHSHTGSASSILSFKPMVPCLAKIGKKNEFSFCTQSTDLSQFSLPTSSSKRTITVPSSNAFIPDAFTSSPGSAALPSPSFGGADPGYTNDSSSTRSTARSISLDEVISIWDYFKREDIDHNNIEEFAADICFEGKTTNNLFISNNLDEADNVEVTADNFFEMKTTNNHLAEAGNMCDRDLFFGVDMINVIAHIDNLIGPQLCATTTADIYKYLRAFEANNRPSIDYMERIQKDIDFGMRAVLINWLVEVAESYRLSPDTLFLTVNYIDRYLSGNEMKREHLQLLGVACMMIAAKFDDISPPHVKEFSYITDETYSKWEVLQMESAVLKCLKFEMSTPTPVCFLRRFVSVAQLTYEAPTVQLECMANYITELSLVDYHCLCYAPSMIAASATFLAKYILSPSKEPWNSTLMTYTFYLASDLFDCVKALHGLFNGCSSVDSSAVKKKYSQHEYKFVAKKRCPQLIPLEFFLDESI